The region GCTCGCACGATCCCCAGCACGGGCGGCCAGCTCGAACCCACCCCGCAGTGCGACGACGGCGACGACCCGACCCCGGCGCAGACCGAGGGGCCGTACTTCAAGCCGAACTCGCCGCGGCGCTCGTCGCTGGTCGACGCGGGCACGGTCGGCACCCGCCTCACCGTCACCGGCTTCGTCTTCGGGCTGCGCTGCCAGCCGATCGCGAACGTGCTGCTGGACTTCTGGCAGGCGGACAACAACGGTGTGTACGACAACACCGGCTTCAAGTTCCGCGGCCACCAGTTCACCGACGCGTCGGGCAAGTTCACCCTGGCCACGATCGTGCCCGGCCTCTACCCCGGCCGCACCCGGCACATCCACGTCAAGGTGCAGGCCCCCGGCGGCCGCGTGCTCACCACCCAGCTCTACTTCCCCGGTGAGCCGCGCAACAACACCGACACCATCTACGACCCGCGCCTCCTCATGACGATGCGCAACGTAGGGACGGGTCGCGAGGGTCAGTACGACTTCGTGCTCAACATCCAGCAGACGACCACCACCACCCGGCCGACGTCCACGACGACGACCACCGAGCCGACCGGCCCCACGACGACCACCACGGTTCCCCCCGGTGGCACGTGGGCGGCGGGCACGCCCTACACCGCCGGCACCAAGGTGACCTACGGCGGCGTCAGCTACGTGTGCCAGCAGGCGCACACCGCCCAGGCCGGCTGGGAGCCGCCGAACGTGCCCGCCCTGTGGCGCGTCGGCTGATCTGACTGCCCGCGCGACCCGGTAACCGATCGCGCCTGACCCTGCCATCGGCAGCAGTCCCGGCGTCGCGCCAAAGGAGACGGCGACAGCCGTCCCGCCCAGTCCCGGAAGGCCCTCGGAGACGTCCGAGGGCCTTCCGCATTTCGGTGGATGTCTTGCGTCCACAATGGACTTTCCCGCTACGTCGCTCTGCCCCCTCGGCGTCGTGTCCGAACCGGGCG is a window of Saccharothrix espanaensis DSM 44229 DNA encoding:
- a CDS encoding dioxygenase family protein; its protein translation is MDTPTDGDQSTTEESPDSRNFSRRPVLRAALAAGVAVPAALMGVPALARTIPSTGGQLEPTPQCDDGDDPTPAQTEGPYFKPNSPRRSSLVDAGTVGTRLTVTGFVFGLRCQPIANVLLDFWQADNNGVYDNTGFKFRGHQFTDASGKFTLATIVPGLYPGRTRHIHVKVQAPGGRVLTTQLYFPGEPRNNTDTIYDPRLLMTMRNVGTGREGQYDFVLNIQQTTTTTRPTSTTTTTEPTGPTTTTTVPPGGTWAAGTPYTAGTKVTYGGVSYVCQQAHTAQAGWEPPNVPALWRVG